The Amphiura filiformis chromosome 8, Afil_fr2py, whole genome shotgun sequence genomic sequence TATCTTTTAACAATAAAACCTGTAACCTATAGACTAGAGTGACATAGTGAAGACTTTGAACCCAATGaagaattttattttatatatcttAAACTAAATTGTTGCATACTTCGGATTTAAAGAAAAACCCAAGTTTATAGGtaaattgtgtcaattcttcgagctttctaaagtggctgtcatttaacattaggcctactgCAATCGTTCGAAATATTATAGATTAAACAATGTTAAATGCTTTACAGAAAATGTCGCAGGATAAGGACCTAAAGATGGATTCGTAGAGTGTATTCTATTggtaactataatttaagtagggattcgtgggtaactaaAACATTCGTGGGTAATACATACTTGCTTGCAGGTATGCATTGGTaaacggcaaaatagaaaatattagtGAAGGTTGGAAATCATCATGTGGTTATCTAGAATAATCAGTCATGGTACCCATTTCacatgttttcagattttttggaagccattttgaatttttgagcaTATGGTAGCCATATTGGATTTGCCAAAGTATTTGTTTTGCTTGTTCTGATCAGATTTCATATTATAGATATTTGGTATGCTTTCATCACAAAACCATCGTTCAATCAAGCGCCTGTTTTGGgcatatttcatatttttgacggccattttgaaaaagagcGCCAAAACACCCTCCTACAGGACTAGATTTTTGGCAACATGTTTTTTTCTGTTCTTTATGACACTCTAAAAGGTATCTAGACCGGTGGTTTCCTTTAACCACAAAATGATCACGGGATTTCATCTTGCTCCCTCACTAAAACTTAACTTACGTCTAATAATCAGACGCATATGATTATCAACAAAGGGATATCTTGCTCCCCGTTCATCTTCCTCCCTGCAGAATAGTAATTTATAATGGTCTTCCTTCCGTGCTGTGTACCGAAGCGTTGACATCACCTTGGCTGCGAAAGGGTTATTAAAATTGGGTCCCTCCACATATTCAGAGTCATACTTTTCGTAATTTCGTTCGGCTGGAAATACTTCATGATCAACTCCAAGATTATACCCGAAAGGGTTCACTTGTAGGTCCCACTTCACTTCGATTGCTGATAAAGGACCGCCGATAGCACGATGTGACTTGCAAACGATGTCTACTATAGCACCTTCTTGGATTCTCAGATATGGATTGCCGAGTTCACCATCATTAAATTGAAAATCCTGGAAATAGCCACTTGATGCGCATGCACAGGTACTTCCTGAAATGGTATAATTAAAATCTGAATTAAAATTGATTGATAAATGAACAAATAGAATATCTTTGAATGGATCTGTGTAGGCCTACCGTCATgcgtcaggggctattttaggcagAACAacaagtcactgcacgttggtgTAGTGTGTAGTGGGTATTGGAATAGGGGTCGAGCATGGGTTGAGCAGGTAGTCCCATTAGAACCAGATTTAAGAAAAAGAGCCCTGTCAGCAAAGTACCATGTTAccaattttacccccacaaaactcAAATGCAGTCGCCTTAAATACGCCATTTtaagctaattcactacattatcagcgccataatgtaattcatggaaagcacattttctatcacacaattattttacaccatctcccgacacactccaattaatatttagcccgtgcggtttatgtaaAACCCATTCAGTCTTGGaaatttgcgaaaaaatattccatactaaatgtcaagtctgtatttaaaCGTGGGCCCCGGGAGTGAGACCTAATGttatttcaggaatttccaaaaatagggtcggtatccTTCCAcacagtaggcctaaataatttttttttaaaaccctttttttctgatttccaaaattagggtcggtcggttgagggcaagcaaacatcttgtttttggccttatttgTATGGTCATAAGGAAtctaataaaaatccctttaaaaagggatgcgtctggtccagagagaAGATTTGGTGCGTTGTGGGCATGAAAACAGACTTGAAGAATCAGGAATCAAATACTAATATAATTATGTACTCTCATGGCGTTTTATTAGTCGACATATAAAAATAAACGTAGTTGGtggtaattaaatataaaaatgataagaaagttttgacattttGACAATTATAGTGGTATTAGAGATATAAGGTGCACTTGAGTTATGTCTGAACAATTATAAAAAAAGACTTAAGTGAAATGTgcaaattgtattttgtctaACTGATTGTATACTGTTTGAATAGTTTAGTAAACTGTATGCTGGTAGAGCAGCGACAGGTGTTTTCTCTAATTTGATAGATACTTTTTGACaccattgaccccatatgacctttgaccaaggatGACATCTGATTGAATACCTCTGACCTTGgatgacaattaattaattaattaattacttaattaatgaatcaaatttatttatttatttatatatttattaattaatttatttatttatttatttatttatttatttaactgaaaACTCTTTCTTTCTCCATTTATTAAGGGTTAATATATTTAACCAATCCCTGTCACAAAATAGGGTCACAAAAATGGTTGtgtacttgagggcaacacaacaatatatttttttggcctagttTCATATCGCCAGTCTATTAATGGTAATATGAGCTCTTAGCTCATATGCATGTGTGGGATGGAGAAAGTTCACTGACAttgaccacagaccctagaaaatagGCCAGGTACGCATGCTGCCGTCTCTGTCTCAGTATGTCAATGATCACTGTATGTATatcttcagctgagttataaCAGATAACTTCTAGAATGTGTCACTGGAACTCACTGGGGATTTAATTCCGACACTATATCAGCGTCAGGTCCCATGGGACCAGACGCGAAAAAGTATAATTTAATTGCTATATCTTCCAGAGTTTATGGGCAGAAacgtgtcaaaggtcaaagcAATTTGGGCTGGGGCCAATTTACTAACACGGTTAACATTTATAACAAGGGTCATTATAGTTACTAATTTGGTAGGTGTATGACTTACTCTGATGATGGCAATGGTTTATTATAATATTGTTAAAGCTTTTATTAATGTTGTCCTCCACACCCTCATTAAGATTAGGTTAATTGAATGTTGCTACAATATTGCATTATTGTTTGATTCCAAGACATGAGTGATTTCCCTGAAACATCAAGACAATGAATAACCTTGCATCAGTGACATCACACATTCTTAGGCCATGTTTGGTGTCCTTTGTCTATAGACAGGAAGCTATTATGTTCCTGCTCACATACCATAACTTTGGGCCAATCAGAGTTAGTTCATCTCCTACTCCCACACGTACACATATTCTAATTGTATATTAATTATGTTGTATCAACCAGTAGTTAGTTATGATTGGAGATCTGCCGAGTTAACATCGTATTATTGTTAcatagatattaaatattacTTCTACAACTTTACTACGTTGGATTCCCCGTTTGATTCATTTATATCCCGGTTATACATTGTTCAATTGAAATTGTATAATCTTAACCGTATTAGTAGATTGGCCCCAGCCAAAGGGGTGTTGACCTTTGGCACGCTTCTGCCAATAACGTCGTAAATAAACTTAGCAGATGGAGCAAATTATTATttgattcacctcaagttcggttgtGACATCGGCGCTTTATCGCGGTTGCGCTACAAGCGGGCCAAAACCTCAAGGtgtcctcttcctccctcatggGTTGTTCACAGGGCCCCTGATATTCATGATTTTTGACTTATCAGTGCTATAGTCATGCTAGTTGTTATAgattggttgttgttgttgttgctgttgttgttgtttgttttgtaatAATGGACGAAAGATTTATCTTCTTCTTGCAAAATATCTTTTGTTTTCTCCtacacatattttgttttttaatttggggATATGAACTTTGCGTTGCAATAATTGATTAGAATTAGTGAACCCTGTTAGacttaagggaacaacccaaaagttcgatgaagccccataaacgaaagtcctttcgttagaaggctaaccccctcccccctcccttctaacgtaagttttcaaatatcgaaaattccaacccggattcctaggatacaggaccgtcgctatggtggatggggatgtggaggagtgcaacaatgcaatgatattgatcacgtttatggaagaaaccaatatgctattttatttaaaatatttttcttcatacctttCTGGGCACGAAAAAAATTacgacttgctggattttcaaataaaaaagaatcaaggtgcgctacagctgattaaaaatgaacttacaaattgcaggttgcgagtactgcactctagtatattgatttgaaattatttcgaagcaaccactgtaaaatgtcaatatcgtacttcagaaaatactaaaatttatatattaaatccttaaaaaagataaactttgaccgatgttataactactttttacaaacgtaatcggattTTTGACCCCTTCCTCCTATGcctccttaagggaaggggtatgaacgtttggacagtatttattgtgggacattagagcacatcagacatatcgaattgcattctgaatacgaagaatgtcattctgatatcaaataattttgaattttgaaattcgcaatgtaatacacatttatggcaaatgattaaaaattgatatttttgatatttaacatatcgaagtaaactttataaatctgatgatttatacttaacgtgtatgtaggtgggatgaaaagccgtcgatcaattgaaaattttgacctttcgtattgaagatatggattttttttcccaaaacaccaaaaacaattaggtcttagGGGAATAATTGAGGGAAAAaggaattcaccttttcggtaaatcccataaccctttgcgaatacacctgagaactcgtcatttgacgtcacgccgacttgtaatgcgcagtaacgatgttcgataaacgatgtgcgcatcggcgcgacgcagtatgacgagttctcaggtgtactcgcaaagggttatgggatttaccgaaaaggtgaattgggaAAACTCTATTAAATTGGTTGCTATCGCAacggttcgctatcactaaaATTCGCCATCTTtagttagggaacaacccaaaagttcgatgaagtcctataaacgaaagtcctttcgttagggagggaggggtcaaaaagtccgattacgtttgtaaaaaaagtagttaaaacatcggtcaacgTTGATCTTTTTTGTAAGAattttacaattataatgtatattaaaatatataattgtacaattttagtattttctgaagtacgatattgacattttacagtggttgctgtaaataaaatagaattattgtttcttaaacgtgattAATATCCAAGACGCTATGACACCCCGATTAGTAATTTTcctaccgggggtgacactcttcGTTAGAcctgggtccttttcatatcttgaaattccaagaagatatgacccccagtggggtcaaatgaaaaagataaaacgtacagaatataataaaaaaaataatttccccaccgggggtgctactcctcataagactctggtaaatattcctattttgggtctctatctcgaaatgccaagaaggtgtgacCTGGGTAACAGTGGTATACCACATGAGGtgtccgtgttctataagctgcatatcctatcaacgactgccataccttgtttaggactttcaaaagaagtacctgcatgtgcaaccatgactgtttcaaactaacccacttagggtcaaaggtcattaagggggtaaaatcttacaattgccttatctcgacatctgtaaggggtgtggggctcaaactcagtgacaacatatctcatgaccaggggaacattttacaggggtcaggtcaaaggtcatgcagaggtcaaattttagaaatgcattttctgaacatctgaaggggtaggcctacagggctcaaactctgtgacaataaACTTACTGactaggggaacattttggaacgctattcaggggtcaggtcaaaggttatctgggtcaaatcatataatttaattttctgggcatctaTAAGAAGTATGGTACTCAAACTCGGTGTGGTGACAACAtacttcatgaccaggggaacatttttggaacattttgcagggggcagatacctccaaaacaccagggccggatttaccttttggggggccctgggcccggccaaaatttggaggccccaaacgtacCGTGAAGAAGGCATGTGCTCTCAATTTGCCAAGcgtttagattttactaggataattgcgcgcgaagcgcgcaaaaaatttaaattttagacTATTctacccaaattgaagctgaaatttGCTATATAATCAATGATAATgtgccagtgcgcgcgaagcgcgcaaaaatttgcattttttgtaccctattttggtcaaaaacatggtgtttttcggctaaaatgaaagatgcacactgcacaggccaaatttgggggcccccaaaatttgggggccctgggcccgggcccatctggccctatggtaaatccggccctgcaaaacaccaacatgccccagctaggtttgtggtcatgaccaccatttgccactagtgaaAATTTGATCGAAAAAGCATAAAACCTGTGTTTTTACCCGTAACACGcgcaaagtggatttttttttttttgaatggagGGCCTGGATGCGCGACCCTGTGTTACTGTGGTACGATCATGGAAATAGACTATCTGTTATTTCCATGGTACGATGTGCCTTAATAAATAATCGGcgaaattatattagtttgaaagcgAAAATATTTAATAGGCACAATAGACACAattctaattttaacaccagaattATGTTTAAAAGATGTGGTTTTATCTGAATACTGAAAAATGGAGTATCGAACGACTGCTTCCaccacgactatgcataacaataaaaAGTGCAGCTGCAGGTCAGTAGCGTTTTGAGTGAGTCCATGGTAATGCAAACTGGCCTTCAGATATTCTTTATTACCAACTTCTATTATTATGCGGCATTAAATGTCGGCTCAGCgataacaaaattataatgacaattgcaatatgataaggataatgaactgagtgcaatgcattcgtcaagataatcgcacgcgccgtggagttattgcatttagctcgagagccgataggctctagagctaaatgcaataactccatggcaagtgcaattatcttgacgaatgcatttgcacgagtacattatccgtcatacactttgagtgtattaaaacaataggcaatattaattgctgcattcattatattagttttaatattaggaaaatatcttacattttaaaaacaccgtcagggcattgaccagctaggtagcatttaactggtaaagaaaatcaatccctgtataagttagctatcaatggtatcgattgcgccatacgtcatactttagtaacttattcacgcatggtttgtaaccaattgactgttgtgatcatttaatatcgtggtttcgaaccgAACACAGAGAACCAGTTCAcatggaaacgatcgatttagatgttcGACTAGTAGGGCctactacggtgaattgagatgagagaaaaaacatatcaatatcaactggactttatagctctataatttgaactttaaaatctacttatattaaaacacacgacattgggattttacaatttgttcagtattataaagcatgatcatgatattatgcgctagtgtgtgtttccgggcccggccatgttattttagatataggcctacatgtatttcatttgtaaaatgctgaatattttgcaatggtgtcatcttatataattatgatccacctgtttttggccctttttaattaatagaagcacaattattctcatttgatgtttgatttatttgagatcattaatcataattgatgacaatgatatttgcaaaatagaacaccgtttgtaactatatcattttaacaccacagaatgtatattcgtacttttttgatggtatatatatcgaacagacagttatatagttatgtgacctctgtgtcgaaagcgccacctaactctactatatagttatgtgaaagtagtatttctagtatttgagcgtgcacgtattatctagaatctattgtttagcgtgcaggttttagataatgcattgtttagcgtgcaggtttatataatttgggctatgaagggtagttcgcgaaaataatgcacgggagaagaatacataacgatgaatagaaacgggcactagaagtgtatataataataatgctaaATCTGTGTCAGAATGCTACATGAAAGACGACGTTTAACATAATTAAGAAAGCAATCAGATTGATGATTTTATATCTGTCATTGTTAGGTGAGATAATCCCACAGATTCAAGCAATTCCTACAttcaatcagagaagatgaaaagAGAGGAGATTTAGATTAAGCTGATTATCCCAATTATTGACTCCCACGTCAGCATTTGAAGTAAACATTACcgggaaacataaaccttcatggctgaaaagtttcatccttaagggctggggtatgaacgtttggacagtatttattgtgggacattagagcacatcagacatatcgaattgcattctgaatacgaagaatgtcattgtgatatcaaataattttgattttttgaaattcgcaattcaatacacagtttatggcaaatcattaaaattgatatttttgatatttaacagtacttgaagtaaactttataaatctgatgatttatacttaaagtgtatgtagatgggatgaaaagccgacgatcaattgaaaattttgacctttcgtattgaagatatggattttttcccaaaacgccaaaaaaaaattaggtctttttgggaaaaaatccatatcttcaatatgaaaggtcaaaattttcaattgacgtcggcttttcctcctccctgctacatacactttaagaatatatcagtagatttatataatttacttcgaggactgttatatatcaaaaattgaaaaatagcaaatttttataattggtcataaaatttgtattatattgtgattttcaaaaatgaaaattatttgatatcagaaagacatgcttcgtattcagaatgcaattcgataggtctgatgtgctctcatgtcccacaaaaaatactgtcgaaacgcaataaacgctcattttagatcccttaagggaacaacccaagcCCTataataaacgaaagtcctttcattaagggatctggaatgagcgttttgacagtattttttatggaacatgagagcacctcagacgtatcgaattgcattctgaatacgaagcatgtctttctgatatcaaataattttcatttttgaaattcacgatataatacaaattttatgacaaattattaaaatttgatatttttcacatttttgatatatgacagtcctcgaagtaaattctgtaaatctaatgatatattcttaaagtgtatgtagctgggaggaaaagccgacaatgaattgaaaattttgacctttcatattgaagatatggattttttccccaaaagacctttttttttgggtgttttggggaaaaatccatatcttcaatatgaaaggtcaaaattttcaattgatcatcggttttgcatcccacctacatacactttaagtataggcctaaatcatcagatttataaagtttacttcgagtactgttaaatatcaaaaatataaatttttaatcatttgccataaatgtgtattacattgcgaatttcaaaaattcaaaattattttatatcagaaggacattcttcgtattcagaatgcaattcgatatgtctgatgtgctctaatgtcccacaataaatactgtccaaaagttcataccccatcccttaaagccaCATAATGAAATAACAGATGATGGAAATGAGTGTATAAACCAGTTCAGTTGTAATCATGGCATGGCATGTTGGATGGCATTAGGGGAAAGTCAgtccatatttgcaagactatctaTGATGCCTTCAAGAGCTTTCAATGTGAatctggccatggtctggcctgctAGTCTGCTGTTTTCCTGGGAAACAAGGATTCCCAAATATCATTatggtgatgacgatgatgacgttAATGACACAATAAATCCaggcaaaaaatatatttgtgttAGGTCTAGAGGCTAGTTTAGTATTACTCGAGAACTGTAGCTTcgaaattcttggctagacttctcgggCAAGTTAGTAATAGtacatttttttgctgcttcgaccaacaatacaacATATACCCTTAGAAGAAAGGCGATAAAAAATAATATTCTTACCTATGAAAAACATGAACGTTAGGGAGGCAAAAATTCCCTTTGATATCCACCATTCCATCATCTTGGAAAGCCGTTGTTGTatgtgatgtcactgatgtggtTTATTATACGCAAGAATGCAAACACAACTGCTTCCACAAATAGTTCTAAAACACGAATGCGTCTTTTGTCATGAGTAAACTGAAATTTGCAAATCTTATGGAATTAttccgggggaggcactccctatctgaaatggcaggacGTGCCTCGGCCATTTTAAAAGTAGGGgctttcaggtcaaatgtacaattacaaaaatatggggtcattcagtacacaacctgaataaaaatggggtcattcggtatgaaactttaaatAAAGGGGCATTTGGGGTAACAAACTGTAAaattggggtcattgggtacaagattGCCAAAAAGGTGTTGAGTACGAGTACATATAAATACCGGTAAGTGCCAAAACTGCGAAaaaaacttggccaccttgggaaTCAATTAACAATTGGAAACAACTGGATGATTGAATTTGAAAAACCATTATTTctcgaggagaacacaaataccacctaactttgggaataaaaaaaggggggggggtcactggatagcaggaaatagaaaaggggggggtcattgagtacctgaattttttttttaggggtcattgggtattataggacaataacacaaaaaagggggtcattgggtacaagccggtttaaaatagggggtctatcccgaggcacatgatgcatatccgttatggaagtgcccccggggAATTATTAAAGCATGGCCGATTAATGAGTTATTCATGAGTAGCTGGAAAAGACTGAACAATATCTTTACAAATCTTATTAAATTATTGAagcatataacatgtataatggcCAAATGAGTTTCAGTAGAAAAGTGAAGGTGTCATCAATATAATGCATAGTTGGATGTTTACACATTGCTTAGATAACACTTATTGAGCCCAAAGGGTGACTTTCATGATAATCTGAACAAAGTCCAAGATGGAGCTCTAAATATAGACAGGACTTTTGGGTGCTAATTATAGCAATACTGTTAACATAATTTTGGCCTAGAAGTattagtccggtggcagagcaaggttagatggttttgacagttaaagtagttttctttgctgattattactctttcagtggtacaaaataagattttgggggatgtaaaatggtaacccttgggcaattagaaatattcaagatggccgctatggATACTAATGAATTAAGCTCGGTTTATTCACTAGCGGTACCATAATAAATGATAACTTAAagtattttgtgtaaattattttggatgctttaaatataaactaCTAGTATACCGATGTTTTAGTGAGAtacattacgtttgggaattggaaagaaccttctgataaatcatgcatgactcaattacaaatctctacatctctttcttcttgtctattgatattttgaatagtgtttatctttccctaatagatagcgccctgatcgattcttcctgcatatcaatatgcttcatttacattacattacagagatcggacactaatccctaccataacaaaccatgtatagactctacatgcaaatacaggtgatataacaggtctatattacaggattagattagtaaactatgatctatttgcaagtattatattgattgagcaggaaagatttgatactatttttttgtatagtagtctagttgccggcgcgtgcgttatttctttctgcaaccataatgggccacaatgcgataacacatagtacatacatgtaattaataggcctatgaggctagatataacacgagtttatctatataataatacgcatcgtctatctgtctatctgtctatctgtgtgtctgtccgcctattttctcggagactaggggtcgcacgttcctcaaacttggtgggtgggtgcatgttgaccccatacagatcaagtttgtattggttagtgggtcaaggtcacctgaggtcatccaggggtcaaattagtaaaaactgtttttttctcagagactgggggtcgcacgttcctcaaacttgacgggtgggtgcgtcttgacccgggacagaacaagtttgtattggttagtgggtcaaggtcaccagaggtcatctaggggtcaaattagtaaaaactgtcatatgggcatgcaacttggtgggtaggtgcatcttgacctaagacggaacaagtttgtattggttagtgggtaaaggtcacccgaggtcatctgaggtcaaattagtaaaaactgttttccacctattttctcggagactaggggtcgcacgttcctcaaacttggtgggtgggtgcatctggacctcagacagaacaagtttgtttcggtaagtgggccaagatcaccgaggtcatccaggggtcatctgaggtcaaattagtaaaaactgtcgtatgggcatgaaacttggtgggtacagtcaacttttagaatcaaatttttggacggccattttggggtcatccaaggtcaaattactaaaaactgttgcatgggcatgaaacgtggtgggtacagtcaacatttagagccaaattttggaaggtcatttcgaggtcacaaggggtcatctgaggtcaaattagtaaaaactgtcctattcgccacttgcacggttccgccattatgcactatgtgcggggagagcctcgaactggcagcatacatgaatgggaattgaaccagtcataacattctgtgtaaggttacgtaattcttcctttcatggatgctgccagttcgaggctctccccgcatatagtgcataatggcggaaccgtgcaagtggcgaatgggcataaaacttggtgggtacagtcaccatcagccgggtaatcgcgacagccgagaaccgccaaatacgggtaaccgcctagttaccattattatttcctcttacttaagggctggggtatgaacgtttggacagtatttattttgggacatcagagcacatcagacatatcgaattgcattctgaatacgaagaatgtca encodes the following:
- the LOC140159197 gene encoding uncharacterized protein, with protein sequence MMEWWISKGIFASLTFMFFIGSTCACASSGYFQDFQFNDGELGNPYLRIQEGAIVDIVCKSHRAIGGPLSAIEVKWDLQVNPFGYNLGVDHEVFPAERNYEKYDSEYVEGPNFNNPFAAKVMSTLRYTARKEDHYKLLFCREEDERGARYPFVDNHMRLIIRPAPTPLSFKSTILHKFGGGFVGRIDIPISDYYTSWKIILTFPRKVFDLKGGHFQVANEPCLHKPDCGDDYQKKWVIYQTFANRVQNPGDHLRLTFVARVWKKITQGLIADIDFYGYNQVFIADTIALSSSSDIHVM